The Periplaneta americana isolate PAMFEO1 chromosome 2, P.americana_PAMFEO1_priV1, whole genome shotgun sequence genome has a window encoding:
- the LOC138694703 gene encoding tropomyosin has protein sequence MYKRLMDFFGGAMSGNAEDKTQRPTQPENNETKPALDNIGDMGNVAVGEQRALHDRIQNLEQELKVRTEESENYKNRLQLVEKELGILQTMAVPPPINKVSTGVGDGIVDNRSEYTNERESMNNAKFEKLTDENSELREALSKAGELLKDKTDLCDNQEKQNRALTNQISSLKEVVAITKDLLNIRNMEVQHLQSDVQSMEGKIAEERVRHNSMITKMDEATKLNSDLKNEYETQLRIFQDLKSKYEEKVTLLTKENQKLVEEVSMSKTVPEITENDPNPVVNNEDSVSEERANQ, from the exons GTGCAATGTCTGGAAATGCTGAAGACAAAACTCAAAGGCCAACCCAGCcggaaaataatgaaacaaagccAGCCTTGGACAATATAGGTGACATGGGAAATGTTGCAGTGGGAGAACAAAGGGCACTACACGATCGTATTCAAAACTTGGAACAAGAACTAAAG GTTCGAACAGAAGAAAGCGAGAACTACAAAAACAGGCTTCAACTTGTAGAGAAAGAGCTGGGAATTCTGCAAACAATGGCTGTACCTCCACCAATCAATAAGGTGTCTACTGGAGTAGGAGACGGTATTGTTGACAACAGAAGTGAGTACACAAATGAAAGAGAGTCCATGAACAACGCCAAATTCGAAAAGTTAACTGATGAGAATAGTGAACTGCGTGAAGCACTCTCCAAAGCTGGTGAACTCCTGAAAGACAAAACAGATCTCTGTGATAATCAAGAAAAACAGAATAGAGCACTGACCAATCAAATATCGTCTCTCAAAGAAGTAGTTGCTATAACGAAAGATCTTCTCAACATACGCAATATGGAAGTACAGCATCTGCAAAGTGATGTTCAATCGATGGAAGGAAAAATTGCAGAAGAAAGAGTAAGGCACAACTCCATGATCACAAAAATGGACGAGGCTACGAAGTTAAATTCAGATTTGAAAAATGAATATGAGACTCAATTAAGGATCTTTCAGGACTTAAAgtcaaaatatgaagaaaaagtgACATTGCTGACAAAAGAGAATCAAAAACTTGTGGAAGAGGTCTCAATGTCCAAAACTGTACCTGAAATCACAGAAAATGATCCAAATCCAGTGGTAAACAATGAGGATTCTGTGTCTGAAGAAAGAGCTAAccagtaa